A single Mus caroli chromosome 15, CAROLI_EIJ_v1.1, whole genome shotgun sequence DNA region contains:
- the LOC110310469 gene encoding cytochrome P450 2D26 — translation MGLLIGDDLWAVVIFTVIFLLLVDLVHRRQRWTACYPPGPVPFPGLGNLLQVDFENMPYSLYKLRNRYGNVFSLQMAWKPVVVVNGLKAVRELLVTYGEDTSDRPLMPIYNHLGYGHKSKGVILAPYGPEWREQRRFSVSTLRDFGLGKKSLEQWVMEEAGHLCDAFIKEAEHPFDPSPLLSKAVSNVIASLVYARRFEYEDPFFNRMLKTLKESLGEDTGFVGEVLNAIPMLLHIPGLPDKAFPKLNSFIALVNKMLIEHETTWDPAQSPRDLTDAFLAEVEKAKGNPESSFNDKNLRIVVIDLFMAGMVTTSTTLSWALLLMILHPDVQRRVHQEIDEVIGQERRPEMADQARMSYTNAVIHEVQRFADIIPTNVPHMTCRDIKFQDFFIPKGTTLIPNLSSVLKDETVWEKPLRFYPEHFLDAQGHFVKHEAFMPFSAGRRACLGEPLARMELFLFFTCLLQRFSFSVPDGQPRPRDYGTYSLPVTPEPYQLCAVAR, via the exons ATGGGGCTGCTGATTGGAGATGATTTATGGGCTGTAGTCATATTCACagtcatcttcctgcttctggtgGACCTGGTGCACCGGCGCCAGCGCTGGACTGCCTGCTACCCTCCAGGCCctgtgccattccctgggctgggaaACCTGCTGCAGGTGGACTTTGAGAACATGCCATACAGCTTATACAAG CTTCGAAACCGCTATGGCAATGTGTTCAGCCTACAGATGGCCTGGAAGCCCGTGGTTGTGGTCAATGGACTGAAGGCAGTGCGGGAACTGCTGGTGACCTATGGAGAAGACACTTCTGACCGCCCCCTAATGCCCATCTATAATCACCTAGGCTATGGGCACAAATCAAAAG GTGTGATCCTTGCACCTTATGGACCCGAGTGGCGAGAGCAGCGGCGATTTTCTGTGTCTACCCTGCGTGACTTCGGCCTGGGCAAGAAATCACTGGAGCAGTGGGTGATGGAGGAGGCTGGACACCTCTGTGATGCTTTCATCAAGGAGGCCG AACATCCCTTCGATCCCAGCCCCCTCCTAAGTAAAGCTGTGAGCAACGTGATCGCCTCCCTCGTTTATGCTCGTCGATTTGAGTATGAAGACCCTTTCTTCAACAGGATGCTCAAAACATTGAAGGAAAGCTTAGGAGAAGACACTGGCTTCGTCGGAGAG GTGCTGAATGCCATCCCAATGCTACTACACATCCCTGGTTTGCCTGACAAAGCCTTCCCCAAGCTGAATTCATTCATAGCCTTAGTGAATAAGATGTTAATTGAGCACGAGACGACCTGGGATCCTGCACAGTCACCCCGAGATTTGACTGATGCCTTCCTGGCTGAGGTGGAGAAG GCCAAGGGGAATCCTGAGAGCAGCTTCAATGATAAGAACCTTCGCATAGTGGTGATTGACCTGTTCATGGCAGGGATGGTGACCACCTCAACCACACTGTCCTGGGCCCTGCTGCTCATGATCCTGCATCCAGATGTGCAGC GCCGTGTCCACCAGGAAATTGACGAGGTCATAGGGCAGGAGCGGCGTCCAGAGATGGCAGACCAGGCCCGCATGTCCTACACCAACGCGGTCATTCATGAGGTGCAACGCTTTGCAGACATCATCCCAACAAATGTACCACATATGACATGCCGAGACATTAAATTCCAAGACTTCTTCATCCCCAAG GGGACGACCCTCATCCCCAACCTGTCCTCCGTGCTGAAGGATGAGACTGTCTGGGAGAAGCCCCTCCGCTTCTATCCTGAACACTTTCTGGATGCCCAGGGCCACTTTGTGAAGCATGAGGCCTTCATGCCATTCTCAGCAG GTCGCAGAGCATGCCTAGGGGAGCCCCTGGCCCGCATGgagctcttcctcttcttcacctgcCTCCTGCAGCGCTTTAGCTTCTCAGTGCCCGATGGACAGCCCAGACCCAGGGATTATGGCACCTACTCATTGCCAGTTACTCCAGAGCCCTACCAGCTCTGTGCAGTGGCTCGATAG